A single genomic interval of Aedes aegypti strain LVP_AGWG chromosome 1, AaegL5.0 Primary Assembly, whole genome shotgun sequence harbors:
- the LOC5580189 gene encoding uncharacterized protein LOC5580189 produces the protein MLKLAVFSFAVVITTLSSIPSSEAFGTDIFDQLSELLFGSDSSEEEGSGMIVTAKPNASVTVLCENKCNLNVTCINCMKVDSTMMNPDASSTTAAAAATTAATSGSATTPSNGAGGAGGGAGGAAATTQMDNAMTTMTP, from the exons ATGTTGAAACTGGCTGTTTTTAGTTTTGCAGTGGTGATTACCACCCTTAGTAGCATTCCATCGAGTGAGGCCTTTGGAACA GATATTTTCGATCAGCTGTCCGAGCTACTGTTCGGATCGGATTCCTCGGAGGAAGAAGGTTCCGGAATGATAGTTACGGCCAAGCCAAATGCCTCAGTGACGGTGTTGTGTGAGAATAAATGCAATCTCAACGTGACTTGTATAAATTGTATGAAAGTGGATTCCACCATGATGAATCCGGATGCGTCATCAACGACAGCTGCAGCTGCAGCAACAACGGCGGCCACTTCCGGTTCGGCAACAACGCCCTCTAATGGTGCGGGTGGGGCAGGTGGTGGTGCTGGTGGAGCTGCTGCTACTACCCAAATGGACAACGCAATGACTACAATGACAC